A stretch of the Aphis gossypii isolate Hap1 chromosome 2, ASM2018417v2, whole genome shotgun sequence genome encodes the following:
- the LOC126549982 gene encoding uncharacterized protein LOC126549982 has protein sequence MESSTETASKENTAIVEDPAVEKETEIDGAVREIVEDLVLSACRSSPDDGDVPGEITAPMLIVDDNDRDTEKTSGAVDENGLKDDCTTAVTDSQKANGAEISLDTFRQQVGWLEPKVMTPREFTRWQRRRRLAAVW, from the exons atggaatcTAGTACAG AAACAGCAAGCAAAGAAAATACCGCAATCGTGGAAGACCCCGCGGTCGAAAAGGAGACCGAAATCGATGGCGCAGTCAGAGAAATAGTGGAAGATTTAGTTCTGTCAGCGTGCCGATCATCGCCCGACGACGGAGACGTACCAGGAGAAATTACAGCGCCAATGCTCATCGTCGATGATAACGACCGCGACACCGAAAAGACGTCTGGAGCCGTCGACGAAAACGGACTGAAAGACGACTGCACAACTGCTGTGACAGACTCACAAAAGGCCAATGGAGCCGAAATTTCATTAGATACATTTCGCCAGCAGGTCGGCTGGCTAGAACCAAAAGTTATGACCCCGCGAGAATTTACTCGCTGGCAGCGACGTAGGCGTCTTGCCGCGGTATGGTGA